One part of the Caproiciproducens sp. CPB-2 genome encodes these proteins:
- a CDS encoding 4Fe-4S dicluster domain-containing protein, producing the protein MSIEITAERCIGCGRCRKVCPGSLIRLDGTGKAAIPRPERCWGCASCVKECPVQAIAMFLGEDMGGLGGRLTVRRENTLLHWTVTNPDGSAKTLTVDSRDSNNY; encoded by the coding sequence ATGAGCATTGAAATTACCGCGGAAAGATGCATCGGCTGCGGGCGGTGCCGCAAAGTTTGCCCCGGCAGCCTGATCCGCCTGGACGGAACGGGGAAAGCGGCGATCCCGCGCCCCGAAAGATGCTGGGGGTGCGCCTCCTGCGTCAAGGAATGCCCGGTGCAGGCGATCGCCATGTTTCTGGGAGAAGATATGGGCGGCCTTGGCGGACGGCTTACCGTCCGGCGGGAAAACACCCTGCTGCACTGGACCGTCACGAACCCGGACGGCAGCGCCAAAACCCTCACGGTGGACAGCCGCGATTCAAATAATTATTAG
- the cysW gene encoding sulfate ABC transporter permease subunit CysW, giving the protein MKQKIVKGTLILLGGTFLAVMLVLPLATVLVYALRQGWETFSRSITDEYAVKALQLTLLTTGITVVVNTVFGIFAAWTITKFRFRGKQTLTTLIDIPFSISPVIAGLVFILVFGRIGWAYPFLEAMNLKIVFAVPGIVLATIFVTFPFVSRELIPLMQAQGNDEEEAAALMGAKGFSIFRRVTFPHIKWALLYGVILCTARSLGEFGAVSVVSGHLRGKTNTLPLHVEILFNEFQLTAAFAVSSILVLIAVIILILRNIVEHRIKREKR; this is encoded by the coding sequence TTGAAACAGAAAATTGTCAAAGGAACGCTTATCCTGCTGGGAGGGACGTTTCTGGCCGTTATGCTGGTCCTGCCCCTCGCCACCGTGCTGGTCTATGCCCTGCGGCAGGGCTGGGAGACCTTTTCCAGGTCCATCACCGACGAGTACGCGGTCAAGGCGCTGCAGCTGACTCTGCTGACGACCGGGATTACGGTCGTTGTCAACACGGTGTTCGGCATCTTCGCGGCCTGGACGATCACCAAATTCCGCTTTCGGGGAAAGCAGACGCTCACCACCCTGATCGACATTCCCTTCTCCATCTCGCCCGTCATCGCGGGGCTGGTATTCATTCTCGTGTTCGGGCGGATCGGATGGGCCTACCCGTTTTTGGAAGCGATGAATCTTAAAATTGTGTTTGCCGTGCCCGGCATTGTGCTGGCCACGATCTTTGTTACCTTCCCCTTTGTTTCCCGCGAGCTGATCCCTTTGATGCAGGCTCAGGGCAATGACGAGGAGGAGGCCGCCGCGCTGATGGGGGCCAAAGGCTTCTCCATTTTCCGCAGGGTCACTTTTCCCCATATCAAATGGGCGCTGTTATACGGCGTGATTCTCTGTACCGCCCGGAGCCTGGGCGAATTCGGCGCAGTATCGGTGGTATCCGGACATCTGCGGGGCAAGACCAACACCCTCCCGCTTCATGTGGAGATTCTGTTCAATGAATTCCAGCTGACGGCCGCCTTTGCCGTTTCCTCCATTTTGGTCCTGATCGCGGTAATCATCCTCATTCTGCGCAACATCGTAGAACACCGCATCAAGAGAGAAAAGAGGTAA
- the cysD gene encoding sulfate adenylyltransferase subunit CysD, with translation MPLTHLDKLEAEAIYIFREVAAECERPVMLYSIGKDSSVMLHLALKAFYPEKPPFPFLHIDTSWKFHEMIEFRDRRAKELGINMLVYRNEAAIAQGINPFDHGAAYTDIMKTQALKDALTKYQFTAAFGGGRRDEEKSRAKERIFSFHNEHHAWDPKNQRPEMWKLYNTRINKGESMRVFPISNWTEKDIWQYIRRENIEIVPLYFAAERPVVYRDGNIIMVDDDRMRLFPGEKPQMKKVRFRTLGCYPLTGGVESEADTLDAVIAETLAAVTSERTSRVIDNEEAGSMERRKREGYF, from the coding sequence ATGCCACTGACGCACTTAGATAAACTGGAGGCCGAGGCCATCTATATTTTCCGGGAGGTAGCCGCGGAATGCGAGCGGCCGGTCATGCTCTATTCCATCGGCAAGGACTCGTCGGTCATGCTCCATCTGGCCCTGAAAGCCTTCTACCCCGAAAAACCGCCCTTTCCCTTTCTGCACATCGACACCAGCTGGAAATTTCACGAAATGATTGAATTCCGTGACAGACGGGCAAAGGAACTGGGGATCAACATGCTGGTCTACCGCAATGAGGCCGCGATCGCTCAGGGAATCAACCCGTTCGACCACGGCGCGGCCTATACCGACATTATGAAAACACAGGCGCTCAAAGACGCGCTGACCAAGTATCAGTTTACGGCGGCTTTTGGCGGCGGGCGGCGCGACGAGGAGAAGTCGCGCGCCAAGGAACGGATTTTTTCTTTCCACAACGAACATCATGCCTGGGACCCCAAAAACCAGCGGCCCGAAATGTGGAAGCTTTACAATACCCGGATCAACAAAGGCGAGAGCATGCGGGTATTCCCCATTTCCAACTGGACGGAAAAAGATATCTGGCAATACATCCGCCGCGAAAATATTGAGATTGTGCCGCTGTATTTTGCCGCCGAGCGCCCGGTGGTGTACCGGGACGGCAATATCATCATGGTGGACGACGACCGGATGCGCCTGTTTCCGGGCGAAAAGCCGCAGATGAAAAAAGTGCGCTTCCGCACTTTGGGCTGTTACCCCCTCACCGGCGGGGTGGAATCCGAGGCCGACACGCTGGACGCGGTGATTGCCGAAACGCTCGCCGCCGTGACCTCCGAGCGTACCAGCCGGGTCATTGACAACGAAGAGGCGGGAAGCATGGAACGGCGCAAACGGGAGGGGTATTTCTAA
- a CDS encoding adenylyl-sulfate reductase subunit alpha: MDLEIRTLATDFLIIGGGTAGCYAALTFCEASGGSVLIAEKADIERSGCLAAGVNAINAYIVPGKTPRDYVDYARADAQGIVRGDLLLTMAEGLNRTAAKMESLGLTILKDQQGRYAARGSRNIKINGENIKPILAAAVAAQPRITVLNRVNVFEYIVRDGRILGAYAIGVDEPVLYVISAKAVLCATGGAAGLYRPNHPGFSRHKMWYPPFNTGAGYAMGILSGAEMTTFEMRFIALRCKDTIAPTGTLAQGVGAKQINALGEGYEQKYGVTTSQRVHGTVMENLEGRGPCYLRTVGITKEQDEDLQKAYLNMAPSQTLRWLESGRTPGVQNVEIEGTEPYIVGGHTASGYWVDTSRETTIKGLFAAGDVAGGCPQKYVTGAFVEGEIAARAAAAYMGDQTAPPDRGGAEEKKRWLEGFLNRSAAPYGTDGLEEAMQSAMDEYAGGIGSHYRYSEKSLRIAADKIRGLERKTELLAAPEMQELVYILELRERLTLCKSVITHLGARRETRWHSFAENTDYPESGAEWNCYVNSRLENGRLNMIFRPLVREEDAYEH; this comes from the coding sequence ATGGATTTGGAAATCAGAACGCTGGCCACGGATTTTCTGATTATCGGCGGCGGCACGGCGGGCTGTTACGCGGCGCTGACCTTCTGCGAAGCGTCCGGCGGCAGCGTACTGATCGCTGAGAAGGCGGACATCGAACGCAGCGGCTGTCTGGCTGCCGGAGTCAATGCCATCAACGCCTATATCGTACCGGGGAAAACGCCCCGGGATTATGTGGATTATGCCCGTGCGGACGCACAGGGGATCGTCCGGGGAGATCTTCTGCTGACCATGGCCGAAGGGCTGAATCGCACGGCTGCTAAAATGGAGTCCCTGGGGCTGACGATCCTGAAGGATCAGCAGGGACGGTATGCGGCCCGCGGCAGCCGCAATATCAAAATCAACGGCGAGAATATCAAGCCGATTTTAGCCGCAGCCGTTGCCGCTCAGCCGCGGATCACCGTGCTGAACCGGGTGAATGTGTTTGAGTACATCGTCAGGGACGGCCGGATTCTCGGAGCTTATGCAATCGGCGTCGACGAACCGGTGCTCTATGTGATTTCGGCCAAAGCCGTGCTTTGCGCCACCGGCGGCGCGGCGGGGCTGTACCGGCCCAACCACCCTGGGTTTTCCCGCCATAAAATGTGGTATCCGCCTTTCAACACGGGCGCGGGTTACGCCATGGGCATTCTTTCCGGGGCGGAAATGACCACCTTTGAAATGCGCTTCATCGCTCTGCGCTGCAAGGACACCATTGCCCCGACCGGGACGCTGGCGCAGGGAGTGGGCGCGAAACAGATCAACGCGCTGGGCGAGGGATACGAGCAGAAATACGGCGTTACCACCTCCCAGCGGGTGCATGGCACGGTGATGGAAAATCTGGAGGGGCGCGGCCCCTGCTATCTGCGGACCGTGGGAATCACCAAGGAGCAGGATGAGGATCTGCAAAAGGCCTATCTCAATATGGCCCCCAGCCAAACCCTGCGGTGGCTGGAAAGCGGCCGGACGCCGGGCGTGCAGAATGTGGAGATCGAGGGCACCGAGCCGTATATCGTCGGCGGGCACACCGCCAGCGGATATTGGGTGGACACCAGCCGCGAAACCACGATCAAAGGCCTGTTCGCGGCGGGGGACGTGGCCGGAGGCTGCCCGCAGAAATACGTTACGGGCGCGTTTGTGGAGGGGGAGATCGCGGCGAGAGCGGCGGCAGCCTATATGGGCGATCAAACGGCCCCTCCCGACCGGGGCGGGGCCGAAGAAAAAAAGCGCTGGCTGGAGGGCTTCCTGAACCGCTCCGCGGCGCCGTACGGCACAGACGGGCTGGAAGAGGCCATGCAGTCCGCGATGGACGAATACGCGGGCGGGATCGGTTCCCATTACCGCTATTCAGAGAAATCCCTGCGCATAGCCGCTGACAAAATCCGTGGGCTGGAACGGAAAACCGAACTGCTGGCCGCTCCGGAGATGCAGGAGCTGGTTTACATACTGGAACTGCGCGAGCGCCTTACGCTCTGCAAATCGGTGATCACCCACTTGGGGGCGCGCAGGGAAACCCGCTGGCACAGCTTTGCCGAGAATACCGATTACCCGGAAAGCGGCGCCGAATGGAATTGCTATGTCAATTCCCGGCTGGAAAACGGGCGGCTGAACATGATCTTCCGGCCGCTTGTGCGGGAGGAGGACGCGTATGAGCATTGA
- a CDS encoding LacI family DNA-binding transcriptional regulator has product MTLKEIAAKAGVSVSTVSRIINSPDDSFARKEVRDRVWSIIRETGYTPNQSARELKQGRTRAQKAPAGAVACILGRTKTIDDDPFFAQLARVIEQQAMEWGYPVRLSYSVFDIKTTVPEKIELFKADGAIVLGRFGSDYIGFLEKHYRNLVYVGRNIIAAGCDQVICDGYEATQIAMKHLISCGHRRIGYIGEIANEVRYRAYLDTLREHGLDCSAGLISNCPQNGAGGYQGAEHLLRTASPLPTAVFCATDMVAVAALRRFTEAKIKVPEQLSVISMDNIELSGYVSPMLTTVGMPIVEMGNVAVQILINRIQKRHKLPLKIFLPNKLAIRESVANLNTGICI; this is encoded by the coding sequence TTGACATTAAAAGAAATCGCGGCAAAAGCCGGGGTGTCTGTTTCAACCGTATCGCGGATTATCAACTCCCCGGACGACAGCTTCGCCCGCAAGGAAGTACGGGACCGGGTCTGGTCGATTATCAGGGAAACGGGCTACACGCCCAATCAGAGCGCCCGGGAGCTGAAGCAGGGAAGAACGAGGGCGCAAAAAGCGCCTGCCGGCGCGGTAGCCTGCATTTTGGGCAGAACGAAAACAATCGACGACGATCCTTTTTTTGCGCAGCTCGCAAGGGTCATCGAACAACAGGCGATGGAGTGGGGCTACCCCGTGCGGCTCTCCTATTCGGTTTTCGATATCAAAACGACCGTGCCGGAAAAAATCGAGCTGTTCAAAGCGGACGGAGCCATTGTGCTGGGACGGTTCGGCAGCGACTATATCGGCTTTCTGGAAAAGCACTATCGGAACCTTGTCTATGTGGGCCGCAACATCATCGCCGCCGGCTGCGACCAGGTCATCTGCGACGGGTACGAGGCGACGCAGATTGCGATGAAGCACCTGATTTCCTGCGGTCACCGGCGAATCGGCTATATTGGCGAGATTGCAAACGAGGTCCGGTACCGGGCGTATCTCGATACGCTCCGCGAACATGGGCTGGATTGCTCCGCAGGCCTGATCAGCAACTGTCCGCAAAACGGAGCCGGAGGATATCAGGGGGCGGAACATCTGCTCAGAACAGCCAGTCCGCTTCCCACCGCCGTTTTCTGCGCAACCGACATGGTCGCAGTCGCCGCCCTGCGCCGCTTTACCGAGGCAAAAATCAAGGTTCCGGAACAGCTTTCCGTCATCAGCATGGATAATATTGAACTGTCCGGATACGTTTCCCCCATGCTGACTACCGTGGGGATGCCCATCGTCGAAATGGGAAATGTGGCGGTGCAGATTCTCATCAACAGAATCCAGAAACGGCACAAGCTGCCCTTGAAAATCTTTTTGCCGAACAAACTGGCGATCCGGGAGAGCGTTGCAAATTTAAACACGGGAATCTGCATCTGA
- a CDS encoding sulfate/molybdate ABC transporter ATP-binding protein, with translation MYVELQNINKKFGGFQAADNVSFSIEQGKLIGLLGPSGSGKTTLLRIIAGLETPDSGTIIIDGQRVNDLPASERGIGFVFQNYALFRYMTVFDNIAFGLEVQKKDKAYIKERVGELIRLIGLEGLEKRRPHQLSGGQKQRVAFARALAPMPHLLLLDEPFAAIDAKVRKELRTWLRETINKVGITSIFVTHDQEEAVEVADEIIITNKGRIEQIGTPADIYKNPATPFASKFIGESIVVEDYGRLHGFETNEGYATAVLRPEFVQVTKVDKELYPHASEHGTVEDIFFRGNVLELRVNVGGIKLIAYRSLEDDPFTVGEEVSVLIYRLYLYNDRQVQLVENASLNNEQTFYI, from the coding sequence ATGTATGTGGAGCTTCAGAATATCAATAAAAAATTCGGCGGGTTTCAGGCGGCGGACAATGTCAGCTTTTCCATTGAACAGGGCAAACTGATCGGGCTGCTCGGTCCTTCCGGCAGCGGAAAAACCACCCTTCTGCGCATCATCGCCGGGCTGGAAACGCCGGACAGCGGGACCATCATCATCGATGGCCAGCGGGTAAACGACCTGCCCGCCAGCGAACGGGGGATCGGCTTTGTGTTTCAGAATTATGCGCTTTTTCGCTACATGACGGTGTTCGACAACATTGCCTTTGGGCTTGAGGTGCAAAAGAAAGATAAAGCGTACATCAAAGAGAGGGTCGGGGAACTGATCCGGCTGATTGGGCTGGAGGGCCTGGAAAAGCGCCGCCCGCACCAGCTTTCCGGCGGACAGAAGCAGCGGGTGGCCTTTGCCCGCGCGCTGGCGCCAATGCCCCACCTGCTGCTGCTCGACGAACCTTTTGCCGCCATTGACGCCAAGGTCCGCAAGGAACTGCGCACCTGGCTGAGAGAGACCATCAACAAGGTGGGCATCACCAGCATCTTCGTCACCCACGACCAGGAGGAGGCGGTGGAGGTTGCGGATGAAATCATCATCACCAACAAAGGGCGGATCGAGCAGATCGGAACGCCGGCAGACATTTACAAGAATCCCGCCACCCCCTTTGCCTCAAAATTCATTGGGGAATCGATCGTCGTAGAAGATTACGGCAGGCTCCACGGGTTTGAAACCAATGAAGGCTATGCCACGGCCGTGCTCCGGCCCGAATTTGTGCAGGTCACGAAGGTGGATAAGGAGCTTTATCCCCACGCCTCGGAGCACGGGACGGTGGAGGACATTTTCTTTCGCGGCAATGTGCTGGAGCTGCGGGTGAACGTCGGCGGCATAAAGCTGATTGCCTACCGTTCTCTGGAGGACGACCCGTTCACCGTGGGCGAGGAGGTCAGCGTATTGATTTACCGGCTGTATCTCTATAACGACCGGCAGGTCCAGCTGGTGGAAAACGCATCCTTAAATAACGAACAGACATTTTACATTTAA